Proteins from one Flammeovirgaceae bacterium genomic window:
- a CDS encoding NAD(P)H-hydrate dehydratase translates to MERACVAFVQWFAARFKPHKRIGIVCGTGNNGGDGLGIARLLNEMGYAIEVWVVKGGTDGSQDFKTNRQRLPVNVVEITAKPQVGIFNACDVLIDGVFGSGLSRPPEGIYAEVIGAMNQAPALRVAIDVPSGLFADKPTVGVCVLADYTVTFQAPKLAFMLPGNETKVGQWAVVDIGLSKAFLKGISSGYFLVDKKWVAKHLPGRRKFAHKGDFGKALLIAGGFGKMGASVLSARAAMRAGVGLLTVHVPHCGYSIIQTSVPEAMASVDGDDKCFSAPPKLEGFNAIGIGPGLGQDPKSAKALGQLLGMATVPLVVDADGLNLLAANAHLLHLLKGNSILTPHPGELQRLIGSWNDDFQRLEMAKAFAAQTKCVLVVKGANTAIVAPDGRVFFNSTGNPGMATAGSGDVLTGVLAALVAQGLGALDAALVGVFAHGYAGDLAAWETGQTSLTATDIINSLPAAFKALSQ, encoded by the coding sequence ATGGAAAGGGCGTGCGTTGCGTTCGTTCAGTGGTTTGCTGCCCGTTTTAAACCACACAAGCGCATTGGCATAGTATGCGGCACGGGCAACAATGGCGGTGATGGGCTTGGGATTGCCCGCCTGCTCAACGAGATGGGCTATGCCATCGAAGTGTGGGTGGTGAAGGGCGGCACGGACGGATCCCAGGACTTCAAAACAAACAGGCAGCGCCTGCCCGTGAATGTTGTGGAAATCACTGCAAAGCCGCAGGTAGGGATTTTCAATGCCTGTGACGTGCTCATCGATGGGGTTTTTGGCTCCGGCCTGTCCCGGCCGCCTGAAGGCATTTATGCCGAAGTGATCGGGGCGATGAACCAGGCCCCTGCCTTGAGGGTGGCCATTGACGTTCCATCAGGGCTTTTTGCCGACAAGCCTACCGTGGGCGTGTGCGTCCTGGCCGATTATACGGTTACTTTCCAGGCGCCCAAGCTGGCTTTTATGCTTCCGGGGAATGAAACCAAAGTGGGCCAATGGGCGGTGGTGGACATAGGCTTGAGCAAGGCTTTTTTAAAGGGGATTTCTTCAGGGTATTTTTTGGTGGACAAGAAGTGGGTGGCCAAACACCTGCCGGGGAGAAGGAAATTTGCCCACAAAGGCGATTTTGGCAAGGCATTGCTTATTGCGGGGGGGTTTGGCAAGATGGGGGCGTCCGTGCTGTCCGCCAGGGCGGCAATGCGGGCGGGTGTTGGCCTGCTCACCGTGCATGTGCCCCATTGTGGCTATTCCATCATTCAAACTTCCGTGCCCGAAGCCATGGCTTCTGTGGATGGTGACGATAAATGCTTTTCCGCCCCGCCAAAATTGGAGGGTTTCAATGCCATTGGAATTGGCCCGGGCCTGGGGCAGGACCCAAAGTCGGCAAAAGCGCTTGGGCAATTGCTGGGGATGGCGACCGTGCCCTTGGTGGTTGATGCCGATGGGCTCAACCTGCTGGCAGCCAATGCCCATTTGCTCCACCTGCTCAAAGGGAACAGTATCCTTACCCCTCATCCCGGTGAGCTCCAGCGGTTGATCGGAAGCTGGAACGATGATTTTCAGCGGCTGGAAATGGCAAAGGCTTTTGCTGCCCAAACGAAATGCGTGCTGGTGGTAAAGGGGGCCAACACGGCCATCGTTGCCCCGGACGGCAGGGTGTTTTTCAACAGCACGGGCAATCCGGGCATGGCCACTGCCGGTAGCGGTGACGTGCTTACGGGGGTGCTTGCTGCCTTAGTGGCGCAAGGCTTGGGGGCATTGGATGCGGCCTTGGTTGGGGTGTTTGCCCATGGGTATGCAGGCGACCTGGCAGCCTGGGAAACCGGCCAAACCTCCCTTACGGCCACTGACATTATTAATTCACTCCCGGCTGCATTTAAGGCACTTTCCCAATAA
- a CDS encoding T9SS type A sorting domain-containing protein produces the protein MKLVKVILLFALFWGFSFVGYGQNQGQAIYQEAGLSDRLVQMYPNPASDYLTVKLPTPHAASVQLALHSVIGNELNVEKEQIDAYEVRIRVKDLPSGYYFLSIKDAGPGLKATYKFLKR, from the coding sequence GTGAAATTAGTTAAGGTCATATTGCTTTTTGCCCTGTTTTGGGGCTTTTCCTTTGTTGGCTATGGCCAAAACCAGGGCCAGGCCATCTACCAGGAAGCAGGCCTGTCTGACAGGCTGGTTCAAATGTACCCAAACCCGGCTTCGGACTACCTTACCGTAAAGTTGCCCACCCCCCATGCGGCTTCCGTACAGTTGGCATTGCACAGCGTAATTGGCAACGAGTTGAATGTTGAAAAAGAACAAATTGACGCCTACGAAGTAAGGATCCGGGTAAAGGACCTTCCATCAGGATATTATTTCCTCTCCATTAAAGATGCGGGCCCTGGCTTAAAGGCCACCTACAAATTCCTTAAGCGCTAG
- the asnS gene encoding asparagine--tRNA ligase: MKRTKIIDLLETAPEGQTIVLMGWVRTFRNNQFISVNDGSTIQNIQAVVELKQFDDGLLRRVATGACVSITGTLVASPAKGQKVEVKVGKLEILGDSDPEKYPLQPKKHSLEFLREIAHLRPRTNTFGAVMRVRHAMAFAVHQFFNEKGFFYVHTPIITGSDAEGAGAMFRVTALEADNPPRDESGKVDHSRDFFGKETNLTVSGQLEGETYALALGEIYTFGPTFRAENSNTTRHLAEFWMIEPEMAFYDINDNMGLAQEMLQYLMRYALAHCGQDLEFLDKRAREEEMTKPQAQRNELGLIDRIKFIVENDFQRLTYTEAITILKNSSPNKKKKFQYPIDQWGTDLQSEHERYLVEKHFKKPVILFNYPKGIKSFYMRQNEDGETVGAMDVLFPGIGEIIGGSQREERYDKLLARIREMGLPEDELDWYLELRKFGSAPHSGFGLGFERLILFVTGMTNIRDVIPFPRFPGNAEY, translated from the coding sequence ATGAAGCGCACCAAGATCATAGACCTTTTAGAAACCGCCCCTGAAGGGCAAACCATTGTATTGATGGGCTGGGTGCGCACGTTCAGGAACAACCAGTTCATCTCGGTGAATGACGGCTCCACCATACAAAACATTCAGGCGGTGGTTGAACTGAAGCAGTTTGATGACGGGCTCCTGCGCAGGGTTGCCACGGGCGCTTGTGTTTCCATCACCGGCACGCTGGTGGCATCACCTGCCAAGGGCCAAAAAGTGGAGGTAAAAGTGGGCAAGCTGGAAATCCTTGGCGACAGCGACCCGGAAAAATACCCCCTTCAGCCCAAGAAGCATTCTTTGGAATTTTTGCGGGAAATCGCCCACCTTCGGCCCCGGACCAACACATTTGGGGCCGTCATGCGCGTGCGCCACGCGATGGCCTTTGCCGTGCACCAATTCTTCAACGAGAAGGGTTTTTTTTACGTGCACACCCCCATCATTACCGGATCGGATGCGGAAGGGGCCGGTGCCATGTTCAGGGTGACCGCACTGGAGGCCGACAACCCGCCCCGTGATGAATCGGGGAAAGTGGACCATAGCAGGGATTTCTTTGGGAAAGAAACCAACCTCACCGTTTCGGGGCAACTGGAAGGCGAAACCTACGCCCTGGCCCTGGGCGAGATCTATACATTCGGCCCTACCTTCCGCGCGGAAAACTCAAACACCACCCGCCACCTCGCGGAATTCTGGATGATAGAGCCCGAGATGGCTTTTTACGACATCAACGACAATATGGGCCTGGCGCAGGAAATGCTCCAGTACCTGATGCGGTACGCCCTCGCGCACTGCGGGCAAGACCTTGAGTTTCTGGACAAACGGGCCCGTGAGGAGGAGATGACCAAGCCCCAGGCGCAACGAAACGAACTGGGGCTGATTGACCGGATTAAATTTATTGTTGAAAATGATTTTCAAAGGCTTACCTACACGGAGGCCATAACCATTTTAAAAAATTCCAGCCCCAACAAGAAAAAGAAATTTCAATACCCGATCGACCAGTGGGGCACGGACTTGCAATCCGAGCACGAACGCTACCTCGTGGAAAAACATTTTAAAAAGCCCGTTATCCTCTTCAATTACCCTAAAGGGATCAAATCTTTCTACATGCGGCAAAATGAAGATGGGGAAACGGTAGGCGCCATGGACGTGCTGTTTCCCGGGATTGGGGAAATCATTGGTGGCTCGCAGAGGGAAGAGCGCTACGACAAATTACTTGCCCGCATCCGGGAAATGGGCCTTCCCGAAGACGAACTCGACTGGTACCTGGAGTTGAGGAAATTCGGTTCCGCGCCCCACAGTGGGTTTGGGCTGGGATTTGAACGGCTTATTTTATTTGTTACGGGAATGACCAACATCAGGGACGTCATTCCCTTTCCCCGGTTTCCCGGCAATGCGGAGTATTGA
- a CDS encoding ferric reductase-like transmembrane domain-containing protein — METIETSGVIGLIALGCLTANFLVGLFIWTKSKIKLPKGLTFLGLHKFTGYSAAVAILLHILLIPLDPKSEFTWGDLLLPLWTVHQPLANTFGAISLYLVMAVVVTSYYKDKMKYPTWRAIHFTSYFAAVPLFLHSIITDPLLKDRPIDWFDAEKAFVELCAVTVLGLIAYRFVIRKKPTTI, encoded by the coding sequence ATGGAAACCATAGAAACATCAGGGGTAATTGGACTTATTGCGTTGGGCTGCCTAACGGCAAATTTCCTTGTCGGCCTTTTTATCTGGACAAAATCAAAAATAAAACTTCCAAAGGGCCTTACTTTTTTAGGCCTGCATAAATTCACCGGGTACTCCGCGGCCGTGGCCATCTTGCTTCACATCCTGCTCATACCCCTCGACCCAAAATCGGAATTTACCTGGGGCGACCTGCTCCTGCCCCTGTGGACAGTGCACCAGCCATTGGCCAACACCTTTGGGGCAATCTCGTTATACCTGGTCATGGCAGTGGTGGTTACCTCTTATTATAAGGACAAGATGAAATATCCTACCTGGCGCGCCATCCATTTCACCTCTTACTTTGCCGCTGTCCCATTGTTCTTGCACAGCATCATTACCGATCCGCTTTTGAAAGACAGGCCCATTGACTGGTTCGATGCCGAAAAGGCCTTCGTAGAGCTGTGTGCGGTAACCGTGCTTGGCCTGATCGCCTACCGGTTTGTGATCAGGAAAAAGCCCACCACTATTTAG
- a CDS encoding universal stress protein, with protein MAALKILILTDFSDLSKVAIHYGLKMAGKLEAEYTILNVVRLDGVPKSHLKMKQIERSLFAIAEEEGEKLIEESIKQTKTKAKVSFKAIKAHNVADTVSRYAKANKINLIIMGSRGANRLKKVVLGGTAVSVIDVCSEPVLAIPEKAGFTNFKNVVYASDLKDVQKELDAIIPFAKIFGSTVHMVHVVEAIDKNMEAKREEVNAMVQRADYAKISLDIVIDDNVPLAIDKYIKEKNGDLLTTFTHELNLFEKIFARSVTRRLAYQGIIPLLAFTRQPVKAAK; from the coding sequence ATGGCAGCACTCAAGATCCTTATCCTCACCGACTTTTCCGATTTGTCAAAAGTGGCCATCCATTATGGGCTTAAAATGGCGGGCAAGCTTGAGGCCGAGTATACCATTTTGAACGTGGTGCGCCTGGACGGTGTACCGAAATCCCACCTGAAGATGAAGCAAATTGAACGGTCGTTGTTTGCCATAGCCGAAGAAGAAGGTGAAAAATTGATTGAAGAAAGCATTAAGCAAACCAAAACCAAGGCAAAGGTCAGTTTCAAGGCCATCAAGGCGCACAATGTGGCCGATACCGTCAGCCGGTATGCAAAGGCCAATAAAATCAACCTCATAATAATGGGTAGCCGGGGCGCCAACAGGTTGAAGAAAGTAGTGTTGGGGGGAACGGCCGTTTCCGTAATTGATGTGTGCAGCGAACCGGTGCTGGCCATCCCCGAAAAAGCCGGGTTTACCAATTTTAAGAATGTGGTTTACGCTTCCGACTTGAAAGATGTTCAAAAAGAACTGGACGCCATTATCCCGTTTGCAAAAATATTCGGCTCCACCGTGCACATGGTGCATGTGGTGGAGGCCATTGATAAAAATATGGAGGCCAAGCGGGAAGAAGTGAACGCGATGGTGCAAAGGGCGGATTATGCCAAGATATCCCTGGACATTGTCATTGACGACAATGTGCCCCTGGCCATCGACAAGTACATTAAGGAAAAGAATGGCGACTTGTTGACCACCTTCACCCACGAGCTCAACCTCTTTGAGAAAATATTTGCCAGAAGCGTCACCCGCAGGCTCGCCTACCAGGGGATTATCCCGCTCCTTGCCTTTACACGCCAGCCCGTAAAGGCCGCTAAATAG
- a CDS encoding enoyl-CoA hydratase/isomerase family protein, protein MDFKFIKYGTKEGVATIALNRPEVYNALNDALTYELQDAFKLVARDSETRVVVLTGEGKAFCAGQDLKAVSGEEKRSFLESLHKRYNPLISAMQALPKPIICKLNGVAAGAGCSLALACDMIVAAEEATLIEVFINIGLVPDSGSSYFLPRILGRAKAFELCAMGSRIKGKEAEALGLVNKAVPAGELDDAVAGYTSYFAKAPTKAIGLIKKMLNKSTRSTLEEMLEYEAYCQEIAGNSHDYKEGVAAFLEKRSADFRGN, encoded by the coding sequence ATGGATTTCAAGTTTATTAAGTATGGGACAAAGGAGGGCGTGGCCACCATTGCCCTTAACCGCCCGGAAGTGTACAATGCCCTTAACGATGCCCTGACTTACGAGCTGCAGGACGCCTTTAAATTAGTGGCACGCGACAGCGAAACGAGGGTGGTGGTGCTCACCGGGGAGGGAAAAGCTTTTTGTGCCGGCCAGGACCTGAAGGCGGTGTCCGGGGAGGAGAAAAGGTCTTTCCTGGAATCCCTCCATAAACGGTACAATCCGTTGATTTCGGCCATGCAGGCCTTGCCCAAGCCCATCATTTGCAAACTCAACGGGGTGGCGGCCGGTGCCGGATGCTCCCTTGCGCTGGCCTGCGACATGATCGTGGCGGCAGAGGAGGCAACACTTATCGAGGTATTCATTAATATAGGGCTGGTGCCAGATTCCGGGTCATCGTATTTCCTGCCACGGATATTGGGCAGGGCAAAGGCATTTGAACTGTGCGCCATGGGAAGCCGCATCAAGGGCAAGGAAGCGGAGGCACTGGGGCTCGTGAACAAAGCGGTGCCCGCGGGCGAATTGGACGATGCCGTGGCGGGATATACTTCCTATTTTGCGAAAGCGCCCACCAAGGCCATCGGCCTGATTAAGAAAATGCTGAACAAGTCCACCCGCTCCACACTGGAAGAAATGCTTGAATATGAAGCCTATTGCCAGGAGATAGCCGGTAATTCCCATGATTATAAGGAAGGAGTGGCTGCTTTCCTGGAAAAAAGAAGCGCTGACTTCCGGGGGAACTAG
- the rpoN gene encoding RNA polymerase factor sigma-54: MQKLGLTQSLQQKLSPQQIQFIKLLQVPTAELENRIEEELELNPVLEEGEPEAPEEDEFKEEAEEEEEAGKEEEIDIKDYLQDDDYSGYKTHNDLDDEEDKEMPMPTSTTLQETLLAQLGFLGLNDHQLAIGKQLIGSIEGDGYIRRDLEAIVNDLAFSQGIETTLEETQEILKKVQAFDPAGIAARNLQECLLIQLDRMDDGQDVDVIVAKRILTECYEEFTKKHYQKILKKLDLDDEDYIKDAIELIVRLNPKPGGEGSSGMAKNQYVIPDFILSNNNGKLELALNSRNAPELRISRSYHEMFKAYDKSDKKDKKLKEAVSFVKQKLDAAKWFIDAIRQRQLTLLKTMRAIVDFQYDYFLEGDETKLKPMILKDIAQVINMDISTVSRVASSKTVQTDFGVYPLKYFFSEGISTNTGEEVSSREVKQIIKDLIEEEDKTKPFSDDKLEDLLKAKGYNIARRTVAKYREQLNIPVARLRKGM; this comes from the coding sequence ATGCAGAAACTAGGCCTTACACAGTCGTTGCAGCAAAAGCTGTCCCCCCAGCAGATACAGTTTATCAAACTGCTGCAGGTGCCTACCGCAGAGCTCGAGAACAGGATAGAGGAAGAACTGGAGCTCAATCCCGTTTTGGAGGAAGGGGAGCCGGAAGCCCCTGAGGAGGATGAATTTAAGGAAGAAGCAGAAGAGGAGGAAGAAGCTGGGAAGGAAGAGGAAATCGACATCAAGGATTATCTGCAGGACGATGACTACAGCGGGTACAAAACACATAATGATTTGGACGATGAGGAGGACAAGGAAATGCCCATGCCCACTTCCACCACCTTGCAGGAGACCTTGTTGGCCCAGTTGGGCTTCCTGGGTCTAAACGACCATCAGTTGGCCATTGGAAAACAATTGATAGGAAGCATTGAAGGTGACGGCTACATCAGAAGGGACCTTGAGGCCATCGTAAATGACCTGGCCTTTTCCCAAGGCATTGAAACCACCCTGGAGGAAACGCAAGAAATCCTGAAGAAGGTGCAGGCGTTCGACCCTGCGGGGATTGCCGCGCGCAATTTGCAGGAATGCCTTTTGATACAGTTGGACAGGATGGACGATGGGCAGGACGTGGACGTGATCGTGGCCAAGCGCATCCTCACCGAATGTTATGAAGAATTTACAAAGAAGCATTATCAAAAAATACTCAAGAAGCTTGACCTTGATGATGAGGACTATATAAAAGACGCCATTGAATTAATAGTGAGGCTAAACCCAAAGCCCGGGGGCGAGGGCAGTTCGGGCATGGCCAAAAACCAATATGTAATCCCCGATTTTATTTTGTCCAATAACAATGGGAAGCTGGAGCTGGCATTGAACTCCAGGAACGCGCCCGAGTTGCGCATCAGCAGGTCCTACCATGAAATGTTCAAGGCCTATGACAAGAGCGATAAAAAGGACAAAAAGCTGAAGGAAGCGGTTTCTTTTGTCAAGCAAAAGCTGGATGCCGCCAAGTGGTTTATCGATGCCATACGCCAGCGCCAGCTCACCCTGCTAAAAACCATGCGCGCCATTGTCGACTTCCAATACGATTATTTCCTGGAGGGGGACGAAACCAAGTTGAAGCCGATGATCCTGAAGGACATTGCCCAGGTCATCAATATGGACATCTCCACGGTAAGCCGTGTGGCCAGCAGCAAGACGGTGCAAACGGATTTTGGCGTTTACCCATTGAAATATTTTTTCAGCGAGGGCATTTCCACCAATACCGGGGAGGAAGTGAGCTCGCGCGAGGTAAAACAGATCATCAAAGACCTGATCGAAGAGGAAGACAAGACCAAGCCCTTTTCTGACGACAAGCTGGAAGATTTGCTGAAGGCCAAGGGCTACAATATAGCCAGGAGGACGGTGGCCAAGTATAGGGAACAGCTCAATATCCCGGTGGCACGTTTACGTAAAGGGATGTAA
- a CDS encoding DUF2157 domain-containing protein, with translation MVRNTPGDLLEKGFITKEQFNRIGPIVSGKIFSVHYELRTLLYLGVLMFTGGMGILIYKNIGALGHLISILALCIVMVVCFWYAFAKGPGFSVEKTKPPTPYFDYIVLLGSLLLISVQGYAQFQYGLLTNHMGWGTLATSIFFFYIAYRFDNLGILSLAITALASFWSISVSPQKWYSSGFLETANLHITAIFFGSILGALAMALNWKSIKKHFTFTYINFSILIFFVGATAGLFDGTAYFVYLLLIYAGCGFAVYYASKERSFLFLLYAFVFGYIGTTYLLTDLVLAHVPELIFYYAMLSCGGFVYFIVSYKNFFRRNA, from the coding sequence ATGGTTCGCAATACGCCCGGTGACCTTTTGGAAAAAGGGTTTATAACCAAAGAACAATTCAACCGTATAGGCCCCATCGTCTCCGGAAAAATATTTTCCGTGCACTATGAGCTCCGCACCCTCCTATACCTTGGGGTGTTGATGTTTACCGGGGGCATGGGCATCCTCATATACAAAAATATTGGCGCCCTCGGCCACCTTATCAGCATCCTGGCACTGTGCATTGTCATGGTTGTTTGCTTTTGGTATGCCTTCGCAAAAGGGCCGGGGTTTTCCGTGGAAAAAACAAAGCCCCCCACCCCTTACTTTGATTACATCGTGCTGCTGGGAAGCTTGCTGTTGATTTCCGTGCAGGGCTATGCACAATTTCAGTATGGGCTGTTGACCAACCACATGGGGTGGGGCACACTGGCCACCTCTATTTTCTTCTTTTATATTGCCTACCGGTTTGACAACCTGGGCATCCTCTCACTGGCCATTACTGCGTTGGCTTCGTTCTGGAGCATTAGTGTATCGCCACAAAAATGGTACAGCAGTGGTTTCCTGGAGACTGCCAACCTTCATATCACCGCTATTTTTTTTGGGTCCATACTGGGGGCCCTGGCCATGGCGCTGAACTGGAAATCGATCAAAAAGCATTTCACCTTCACGTACATCAATTTCTCCATTTTGATATTTTTTGTTGGGGCCACGGCAGGACTGTTTGACGGGACCGCCTACTTTGTTTATCTGTTGCTGATTTATGCCGGCTGTGGCTTCGCGGTTTATTATGCCAGCAAAGAGCGCTCCTTTTTGTTCCTTTTATACGCCTTTGTATTTGGCTACATAGGCACCACCTATCTCTTAACGGACCTGGTTTTGGCCCATGTACCTGAGTTGATATTTTACTATGCCATGCTTTCTTGTGGCGGCTTTGTATACTTTATTGTCTCCTACAAAAATTTTTTTAGACGCAACGCATGA